The DNA sequence ATCGGTATCGGCGGTTCTTACCTTGGCGCAAGAGCAGCGATCGAAGCTTTAAGACACAGCTTTTATAATTCAGTAGATAAAGAGATTCGTAAAACCCCTGAGATCTATTATGCAGGAAGTAATATCAGCAGTACCTATATGGCACACCTGTTACAGGTGATTGGAGACAGAGATTTCTCTATCAACATCATTTCCAAGTCAGGTACAACTACAGAGCCTGGTATTGCATCCAGAATTTTCAAGAAGAAATTAATTGAGAAATATGGTAAAGAAGAAGCAGCTAAGAGAATCTATGCTACAACAGATAAGGCAAAGGGAGCATTGAAGACACTTGCTACAGAAGAAGGATATGAGACATTCGTGGTACCTGATGATGTAGGTGGACGTTTCTCAGTTCTGACAGCAGTAGGTCTTCTTCCGATCGCAGTAAGCGGTGCAGATATTGATAAGCTCATGGAAGGTGCTGCATCAGCAAGAAAAGACTGCCTTGCAGAGAACTTTGACGATAGCGATGCTATGAAGTATGCAGCAGTTCGTAATATCCTGTACAGAAAGGGCAAGTCCATCGAGATCCTTGCCAACTTTGAGCCGGCATTACATTTCGTAGCAGAATGGTGGAAGCAGTTATACGGCGAGAGCGAAGGAAAAGACGGTAAGGGATTATTCCCGACAGCAACTGACTTTACAACAGACCTTCATTCATTAGGACAGTTTATCCAGCAGGGTTCACAGAACCATTTCGAGACAGTAATCAATGTGTTACATCCAACATGTGAGATCGTAATGGAAGAAGAGGATTGTGATCTTGATGGTCTGAACTACCTTGCAGGCAAGACAGTAGATTTTGCAAATAAGAGTGCTATGAACGGAACAATTCTTGCACATGTTGATGGCGGAATTCCAATCATCCAGATCAATATTGACAAGATCGATGAGTTCACATTAGGTGAGCTGTTCTACACATTTGAGTTTGCATGTGGTATCAGCGGATACACTCTTGGAGTAAATCCATTTAACCAGCCAGGTGTAGAAAGCTATAAGAAGAACATGTTCGCATTACTTGGTAAGCCTGGTAATGAGGAACTTGGTAAGGAGCTTCTTTCCAGAATTAATGGTTAATAATTTAGATAGAAAATGATGATAAGCCGGCGGCATACGCATGAAAACGCGGATGCCGCCGGTTTTCGATAATGTTCGAAAGGTTTATTTGTAATTATATGAAGATGGTATTTTATATAAAACAGGTATTGAAAATGGCGATGCAGCAGATTTATCTGCCGCTGCTCTATAAACGGTATGCCGGAAAGCCGGTTGAAAAGGGGCTGGTGATCTTCGCCGATGCACATCATGAGGAACTGCCTTTTTCTATGAAAAAAATG is a window from the Lachnospiraceae bacterium GAM79 genome containing:
- a CDS encoding glucose-6-phosphate isomerase, giving the protein MAKTVSFDFKNVAGMASAEDIAAIKEEVVAAKSTLVNKTGEGNDFLGWIDLPVDYDKEEFARIKKAAAKIQSDSDVLVVIGIGGSYLGARAAIEALRHSFYNSVDKEIRKTPEIYYAGSNISSTYMAHLLQVIGDRDFSINIISKSGTTTEPGIASRIFKKKLIEKYGKEEAAKRIYATTDKAKGALKTLATEEGYETFVVPDDVGGRFSVLTAVGLLPIAVSGADIDKLMEGAASARKDCLAENFDDSDAMKYAAVRNILYRKGKSIEILANFEPALHFVAEWWKQLYGESEGKDGKGLFPTATDFTTDLHSLGQFIQQGSQNHFETVINVLHPTCEIVMEEEDCDLDGLNYLAGKTVDFANKSAMNGTILAHVDGGIPIIQINIDKIDEFTLGELFYTFEFACGISGYTLGVNPFNQPGVESYKKNMFALLGKPGNEELGKELLSRING